In the genome of Oncorhynchus mykiss isolate Arlee chromosome 18, USDA_OmykA_1.1, whole genome shotgun sequence, one region contains:
- the recql4 gene encoding ATP-dependent DNA helicase Q4 isoform X2, which yields MDRYNDVKILLKTWEQSFVQENQRKPNKGDIDAAPEEAKKLYKEYRTLKQAKENGSNGHTDPTPTAQTQSSEKESDCWGTHLNRKSMPVAAPKLTLTPKDKESLQASAQYFGMKLKSNLGALTKERPVSLKKSFTPRRTPLKSWKDGQSPNPAAGAAGSDTLLSPLLKPANTRPHLLACPVQTGTEHPHQPFEPIPAFTPSKLWSPAAGASSSDRPAGSRAQQLRQTFTKRLSSVDSSWLERCQVFDEVGVAEKPVVGNLSLAVVSAVDSPQAKGGGVGEGENPGRAASSFVIPSMQNEGTTLLGERASKSTMPQALPFSDEQQPKIGCGVTSAAVPASLRSTGQHSSLGSGSGEGKDGETRPGLRGQAEGGTSEETAIGASTAKKSRARARKGRVGRVEEEAEVSTQPPQKAEGDELGTEKKGTKKKAKKRQRDLDTDGETPDDTEKEGAVKKRRTKKVTEATLDGRSPKKVPRVRKKKAQTGDGNASEQGSGDVTEKEAVKQKPRLPQENLLGEVDEEDVKAARNRGSNTMRPKPIKNSDCNFVKLNLKNKSHVKGYACRGAGLRKQLTMEKFQLKGERFGGPDSRFRGGRGRGGFRGGRGRGGFRGGFGGFNRPGDPCFKCGGTGHWAMNCKGRVGAPADSAAADDASAVEEPFELPTLEEVARATGTLRSEPRVAPPIVKEENEGLGEKQQQEDGGDEVLLNVIRPDYERLLPPPPMQPLYPLGEDGKVQAVPSEVNEALKDFGYKSFRPGQEQAIMRILSGLSTLVVLSTGMGKSLCYQLPAYLYAQRSNCITLVVSPLVSLMDDQLSGLPSKLKAAAIHSNMSKKQREVAIEKVKAGEVHVLLLSPEALVGGGHSGPGCLPPADQLPPVAFACIDEAHCVSEWSHNFRPCYLRLCKVLRDRLGVRCLLGLTATATLSTALDIAQNLGITDQDGVAVRSAAVPNNLQLSVSMDRDKDQALVCLLKGERFGSLESVIIYCTRREETTRISALLRTCLQGVLLKESNRTASQEADDNPVGKKKKALARKKIRKPLKWMAESYHAGMSSSERRRVQNNFMCGELRVVVATVAFGMGLDKSDVRGIVHYNMPKSFESYVQEIGRAGRDGEPAHCHLFLDPEGGDLHELRRHIYANTVDYYTVKKIVQKVFPPCRCRQIHQNQQDLARTQEEVDDSEMMELMDTCDENPVETPEHTTETGQNTPVEQLEQAKVPTEDVSTFQPLDGEQKHPSESSVPFPQRGEHEEEEQTGGGDDWPTTRVCHTHERAISMQDTVEALDITEEGLETLLCYLELHPQQWVELLHPTLSNSAHLLP from the exons ATGGATCGATACAATGATGTGAAGATTCTTCTGAAAACCTGGGAGCAGTCATTTGTTCAAGAAAATCAAAGAAAGCCCAACAAG GGTGATATTGACGCAGCCCCAGAAGAGGCTAAAA AGCTCTACAAAGAATATCGAACACTCAAGCAAGCAAAAGAAAACGGCAGCAATGGGCATACAGACCCAACACCTACCGCACAGACTCAGTCATCTGAGAAG GAATCCGATTGCTGGGGCACTCACCTGAACCGTAAGAGCATGCCGGTGGCTGCTCCCAAACTGACGCTGACGCCCAAGGACAAGGAGTCCCTCCAAGCCTCGGCCCAGTACTTTGGCATGAAGCTCAAGTCAAACCTGGGTGCTCTAACAAAG GAAAGACCTGTTTCTCTGAAGAAGTCGTTCACGCCACGTCGAACACCTCTGAAGTCCTGGAAAGACGGCCAGAGCCCAAACCCTGCAGCTGGTGCTGCAGGCAGCGATACACTGTTATCCCCTCTGCTAAAGCCAGCCAACACACGTCCACACCTCCTGGCCTGTCCAGTGCAGACAGGGACAGAACACCCACATCAGCCCTTTGAGCCAATACCAGCCTTCACGCCCTCCAAGCTGTGGTCTCCTGCAGCGGGGGCATCCTCATCAGACAGACCGGCAGGAAGTAGGGCCCAGCAGCTCAGACAGACCTTCACCAAGAGGTTATCCTCTGTAGACAGCAGCTGGCTCGAGAGATGTCAGGTGTTTGACGAGGTGGGTGTCGCGGAGAAGCCGGTTGTGGGTAATTTGTCTCTCGCCGTGGTGTCGGCGGTAGATTCACCACAGGCCAAAGGGGGAGGTGTTGGCGAGGGAGAGAACCCAGGACGTGCCGCCAGTTCCTTTGTCATTCCTTCCATGCAGAATGAAGGGACAACTCTCCTGGGGGAGAGGGCTTCCAAGAGTACCATGCCACAGGCTCTGCCTTTTTCAGACGAGCAACAGCCCAAAATTGGTTGTGGCGTAACGTCTGCAGCAGTCCCAGCCAGTCTGCGGTCCACTGGACAACACTCCTCATTGGGGTCTGGCTCCGGAGAGGGAAAGGATGGAGAAACCAGACCAGGTCTCAGAGGACAGGCCGAGGGCGGAACGTCAGAAGAGACAGCCATCGGCGCCTCCACCGCCAAGAAATCTCGAGCAAGGGCCAGAAAGGGCCGGGTAGGAAGGgttgaagaggaggcggaggtgTCGACGCAGCCACCACAGAAGGCCGAGGGTGACGAGCTCGGGACGGAGAAGAAAGGTACGAAGAAAAAGGCCAAAAAGAGGCAAAGGGACCTTGACACAGATGGAGAGACCCCTGAcgacacagagaaagagggggcaGTGAAAAAGAGGAGAACCAAAAAGGTTACAGAGGCTACACTTGATGGCAGGAGTCCCAAAAAAGTCCCCAGAGTGAGGAAGAAGAAGGCTCAGACGGGTGATGGAAATGCTAGCGAGCAGGGGAGtggtgatgtcacagagaagGAAGCAGTGAAGCAGAAACCAAGGCTTCCACAGGAGAACCTCCtaggagaggtggatgaggaAGATGTCAAAGCTGCCAGGAACAGAGGGAGCAACACTATGAGACCTAA ACCCATCAAGAACTCGGACTGTAACTTTGTAAAGCTCAACCTGAAAAATAAGTCTCATGTCAAAGGATACGCATGTAGGGGCGCTGGCCTACGGAAGCAG TTGACCATGGAGAAGTTCCAGCTAAAGGGGGAGAGGTTTGGAGGACCAGACTCACGGTTTAGAGgtggaagaggcagaggagggtttAGAGgtggaagaggcagaggagggtttAGAGGTGGCTTCGGAGGGTTCAATCGTCCAGGGGACCCCTGCTTCAAGTGTGGAGGCACAGGACACTGGGCTATGAACTGCAAGGGCAGAG TTGGCGCTCCAGCAGACAGTGCTGCTGCTGATGATGCGTCTGCGGTTGAGGAGCCCTTCGAACTGCCAACCTTGGAAGAAGTTGCCCGGGCAACGGGAACTCTGCGTTCCGAGCCTCGGG TGGCGCCCCCCATTGTTAAAGAGGAGAATGAGGGTCTGGGggagaagcagcagcaggaggatgGTGGTGATGAGGTCTTGTTGAATGTGATCAGGCCGGATTACGAGCGCCTGCTCCCTCCGCCCCCCATGCAGCCCCTCTACCCCCTAGGGGAGGACGGCAAAGTACAAG CGGTGCCCTCTGAAGTTAATGAAGCACTTAAAGACTTTGGGTACAAGTCTTTCAGACCAGGGCAGGAACAGGCCATCATGAGAATTCTATCAG GTCTGTCCACGCTAGTGGTGCTCTCCACGGGCATGGGCAAGTCTCTGTGCTACCAGCTGCCTGCCTACCTCTATGCCCAGAGGTCAAACTGTATCACTCTGGTGGTGTCACCACTGGTGTCTCTTATGGATGATCAG CTTTCTGGACTTCCATCCAAGCTGAAAGCGGCTGCCATTCACTCCAATATGTCTAAAAAACAGAGAGAGGTTGCCATTGAGAAG gtTAAGGCAGGTGAGGTCCATGTCCTGCTCCTGTCCCCTGAGGCGTTGGTAGGTGGAGGTCACTCTGGCCCTGGCTGTCTTCCCCCAGCTGACCAGCTCCCCCCGGTGGCCTTCGCCTGTATCGACGAGGCCCACTGTGTCTCAGAGTGGTCACACAACTTTAGGCCCTGCTACCTGCGTCTCTGCAAG GTGTTGAGGGACCGTCTGGGCGTGCGTTGCCTGTTGGGTCTGACTGCCACCGCCACCCTGTCCACAGCCCTGGACATCGCTCAAAACCTGGGCATCACTGACCAGGACGGTGTTGCTGTCCGCTCAGCCGCCGTGCCTAACAACCTGCAGCTGTCTGTCTCCATGGACCGAGACAAGGACCAG GCCCTGGTGTGTCTGCTGAAGGGAGAGCGGTTCGGGTCTCTGGAGTCCGTCATCATCTACTGCACCAGGAGAGAGGAGACGACCCGTATATCTGCCCTGCTCAGGACCTGCCTGCAGGGGGTGCTGTTGAAGGAGTCTAACCGTACAGCTAGTCAGGAGGCAGATGACAACCCTGTAGGGAAGAAGAAGAAAGCTTTGG CCAGGAAGAAGATCCGTAAGCCTCTGAAGTGGATGGCTGAGTCCTACCATGCCGGCATGTCGTCCTCCGAGCGCCGTCGCGTCCAGAACAACTTCATGTGTGGTGAGCTGCGAGTGGTGGTCGCCACGGTAGCCTTCGGCATGGGCCTGGACAAGTCGGACGTGCGCGGAATCGTGCACTACAACATGCCCAAGAGCTTTGAGAGCTACGTGCAGGAGATCGGGAGggcagggagagatggggaacCGGCCCACTGTCATCTCTTCCTGGATCCTGAG GGAGGAGACCTGCATGAGTTGCGGAGGCACATCTATGCCAATACGGTGGATTACTATACTGTGAAGAAGATAGTGCAGAAGGTGTTTCCTCCCTGCAGGTGCAGACAGATCCACCAGAACCAGCAGGACCTAGCCAGG ACTCAGGAGGAGGTTGATGACTCTGAGATGATGGAACTGATGGACACCTGTGATGAGAACCCAGTTGAAACACCGGAACACACAACAGAGACTGGTCAGAACACCCCCGTCGAGCAGTTGGAACAGGCCAAAGTTCCTACTGAGGATGTATCAACTTTTCAACCACTGGACGGGGAGCAGAAACACCCATCAGAGTCAAGTGTTCCATTTCCCCAGAGAGGCGAACATGAAGAGGAGGAGCAGACAGGGGGAGGTGATGATTGGCCCACGACTAGGGTGTGTCACACCCATGAGAGGGCCATATCTATGCAGGACACTGTGGAAGCCCTGGACATCACTGAGGAAG GTTTGGAGACTCTGCTGTGCTATCTGGAGCTGCACCCTCAGCAGTGGGTAGAGCTGCTCCACCCCACCCTCTCCAACT CTGCCCACCTGTTGCCGTAG
- the recql4 gene encoding ATP-dependent DNA helicase Q4 isoform X1 yields MDRYNDVKILLKTWEQSFVQENQRKPNKGDIDAAPEEAKKLYKEYRTLKQAKENGSNGHTDPTPTAQTQSSEKESDCWGTHLNRKSMPVAAPKLTLTPKDKESLQASAQYFGMKLKSNLGALTKERPVSLKKSFTPRRTPLKSWKDGQSPNPAAGAAGSDTLLSPLLKPANTRPHLLACPVQTGTEHPHQPFEPIPAFTPSKLWSPAAGASSSDRPAGSRAQQLRQTFTKRLSSVDSSWLERCQVFDEVGVAEKPVVGNLSLAVVSAVDSPQAKGGGVGEGENPGRAASSFVIPSMQNEGTTLLGERASKSTMPQALPFSDEQQPKIGCGVTSAAVPASLRSTGQHSSLGSGSGEGKDGETRPGLRGQAEGGTSEETAIGASTAKKSRARARKGRVGRVEEEAEVSTQPPQKAEGDELGTEKKGTKKKAKKRQRDLDTDGETPDDTEKEGAVKKRRTKKVTEATLDGRSPKKVPRVRKKKAQTGDGNASEQGSGDVTEKEAVKQKPRLPQENLLGEVDEEDVKAARNRGSNTMRPKPIKNSDCNFVKLNLKNKSHVKGYACRGAGLRKQLTMEKFQLKGERFGGPDSRFRGGRGRGGFRGGRGRGGFRGGFGGFNRPGDPCFKCGGTGHWAMNCKGRVGAPADSAAADDASAVEEPFELPTLEEVARATGTLRSEPRVAPPIVKEENEGLGEKQQQEDGGDEVLLNVIRPDYERLLPPPPMQPLYPLGEDGKVQAVPSEVNEALKDFGYKSFRPGQEQAIMRILSGLSTLVVLSTGMGKSLCYQLPAYLYAQRSNCITLVVSPLVSLMDDQLSGLPSKLKAAAIHSNMSKKQREVAIEKVKAGEVHVLLLSPEALVGGGHSGPGCLPPADQLPPVAFACIDEAHCVSEWSHNFRPCYLRLCKVLRDRLGVRCLLGLTATATLSTALDIAQNLGITDQDGVAVRSAAVPNNLQLSVSMDRDKDQALVCLLKGERFGSLESVIIYCTRREETTRISALLRTCLQGVLLKESNRTASQEADDNPVGKKKKALARKKIRKPLKWMAESYHAGMSSSERRRVQNNFMCGELRVVVATVAFGMGLDKSDVRGIVHYNMPKSFESYVQEIGRAGRDGEPAHCHLFLDPEGGDLHELRRHIYANTVDYYTVKKIVQKVFPPCRCRQIHQNQQDLARTQEEVDDSEMMELMDTCDENPVETPEHTTETGQNTPVEQLEQAKVPTEDVSTFQPLDGEQKHPSESSVPFPQRGEHEEEEQTGGGDDWPTTRVCHTHERAISMQDTVEALDITEEGLETLLCYLELHPQQWVELLHPTLSNCKMVCYNGPHQLRKLTKICPPVAVVLARKRLAGERVETCDSVDFDVVEVADTMGWQLGLVKRGLRQLQWATNRGVLVEFSNLSFYFRSYGDLTPDEMDRVCEFLHGRVVAQERTKLYQLKACFKAFRSVAFKSCSFCTDKLDESRSLKLKGLLGDYFDKRRELDLSRKFQEEKDGEDEEELLLKCKMKDFEGQIRADIQSFLGNRSDEKFSGRAVARIFFGIGSPCYPAQTFGRDKRYWRKYIQFDFNEIIRFAIQEIIRFK; encoded by the exons ATGGATCGATACAATGATGTGAAGATTCTTCTGAAAACCTGGGAGCAGTCATTTGTTCAAGAAAATCAAAGAAAGCCCAACAAG GGTGATATTGACGCAGCCCCAGAAGAGGCTAAAA AGCTCTACAAAGAATATCGAACACTCAAGCAAGCAAAAGAAAACGGCAGCAATGGGCATACAGACCCAACACCTACCGCACAGACTCAGTCATCTGAGAAG GAATCCGATTGCTGGGGCACTCACCTGAACCGTAAGAGCATGCCGGTGGCTGCTCCCAAACTGACGCTGACGCCCAAGGACAAGGAGTCCCTCCAAGCCTCGGCCCAGTACTTTGGCATGAAGCTCAAGTCAAACCTGGGTGCTCTAACAAAG GAAAGACCTGTTTCTCTGAAGAAGTCGTTCACGCCACGTCGAACACCTCTGAAGTCCTGGAAAGACGGCCAGAGCCCAAACCCTGCAGCTGGTGCTGCAGGCAGCGATACACTGTTATCCCCTCTGCTAAAGCCAGCCAACACACGTCCACACCTCCTGGCCTGTCCAGTGCAGACAGGGACAGAACACCCACATCAGCCCTTTGAGCCAATACCAGCCTTCACGCCCTCCAAGCTGTGGTCTCCTGCAGCGGGGGCATCCTCATCAGACAGACCGGCAGGAAGTAGGGCCCAGCAGCTCAGACAGACCTTCACCAAGAGGTTATCCTCTGTAGACAGCAGCTGGCTCGAGAGATGTCAGGTGTTTGACGAGGTGGGTGTCGCGGAGAAGCCGGTTGTGGGTAATTTGTCTCTCGCCGTGGTGTCGGCGGTAGATTCACCACAGGCCAAAGGGGGAGGTGTTGGCGAGGGAGAGAACCCAGGACGTGCCGCCAGTTCCTTTGTCATTCCTTCCATGCAGAATGAAGGGACAACTCTCCTGGGGGAGAGGGCTTCCAAGAGTACCATGCCACAGGCTCTGCCTTTTTCAGACGAGCAACAGCCCAAAATTGGTTGTGGCGTAACGTCTGCAGCAGTCCCAGCCAGTCTGCGGTCCACTGGACAACACTCCTCATTGGGGTCTGGCTCCGGAGAGGGAAAGGATGGAGAAACCAGACCAGGTCTCAGAGGACAGGCCGAGGGCGGAACGTCAGAAGAGACAGCCATCGGCGCCTCCACCGCCAAGAAATCTCGAGCAAGGGCCAGAAAGGGCCGGGTAGGAAGGgttgaagaggaggcggaggtgTCGACGCAGCCACCACAGAAGGCCGAGGGTGACGAGCTCGGGACGGAGAAGAAAGGTACGAAGAAAAAGGCCAAAAAGAGGCAAAGGGACCTTGACACAGATGGAGAGACCCCTGAcgacacagagaaagagggggcaGTGAAAAAGAGGAGAACCAAAAAGGTTACAGAGGCTACACTTGATGGCAGGAGTCCCAAAAAAGTCCCCAGAGTGAGGAAGAAGAAGGCTCAGACGGGTGATGGAAATGCTAGCGAGCAGGGGAGtggtgatgtcacagagaagGAAGCAGTGAAGCAGAAACCAAGGCTTCCACAGGAGAACCTCCtaggagaggtggatgaggaAGATGTCAAAGCTGCCAGGAACAGAGGGAGCAACACTATGAGACCTAA ACCCATCAAGAACTCGGACTGTAACTTTGTAAAGCTCAACCTGAAAAATAAGTCTCATGTCAAAGGATACGCATGTAGGGGCGCTGGCCTACGGAAGCAG TTGACCATGGAGAAGTTCCAGCTAAAGGGGGAGAGGTTTGGAGGACCAGACTCACGGTTTAGAGgtggaagaggcagaggagggtttAGAGgtggaagaggcagaggagggtttAGAGGTGGCTTCGGAGGGTTCAATCGTCCAGGGGACCCCTGCTTCAAGTGTGGAGGCACAGGACACTGGGCTATGAACTGCAAGGGCAGAG TTGGCGCTCCAGCAGACAGTGCTGCTGCTGATGATGCGTCTGCGGTTGAGGAGCCCTTCGAACTGCCAACCTTGGAAGAAGTTGCCCGGGCAACGGGAACTCTGCGTTCCGAGCCTCGGG TGGCGCCCCCCATTGTTAAAGAGGAGAATGAGGGTCTGGGggagaagcagcagcaggaggatgGTGGTGATGAGGTCTTGTTGAATGTGATCAGGCCGGATTACGAGCGCCTGCTCCCTCCGCCCCCCATGCAGCCCCTCTACCCCCTAGGGGAGGACGGCAAAGTACAAG CGGTGCCCTCTGAAGTTAATGAAGCACTTAAAGACTTTGGGTACAAGTCTTTCAGACCAGGGCAGGAACAGGCCATCATGAGAATTCTATCAG GTCTGTCCACGCTAGTGGTGCTCTCCACGGGCATGGGCAAGTCTCTGTGCTACCAGCTGCCTGCCTACCTCTATGCCCAGAGGTCAAACTGTATCACTCTGGTGGTGTCACCACTGGTGTCTCTTATGGATGATCAG CTTTCTGGACTTCCATCCAAGCTGAAAGCGGCTGCCATTCACTCCAATATGTCTAAAAAACAGAGAGAGGTTGCCATTGAGAAG gtTAAGGCAGGTGAGGTCCATGTCCTGCTCCTGTCCCCTGAGGCGTTGGTAGGTGGAGGTCACTCTGGCCCTGGCTGTCTTCCCCCAGCTGACCAGCTCCCCCCGGTGGCCTTCGCCTGTATCGACGAGGCCCACTGTGTCTCAGAGTGGTCACACAACTTTAGGCCCTGCTACCTGCGTCTCTGCAAG GTGTTGAGGGACCGTCTGGGCGTGCGTTGCCTGTTGGGTCTGACTGCCACCGCCACCCTGTCCACAGCCCTGGACATCGCTCAAAACCTGGGCATCACTGACCAGGACGGTGTTGCTGTCCGCTCAGCCGCCGTGCCTAACAACCTGCAGCTGTCTGTCTCCATGGACCGAGACAAGGACCAG GCCCTGGTGTGTCTGCTGAAGGGAGAGCGGTTCGGGTCTCTGGAGTCCGTCATCATCTACTGCACCAGGAGAGAGGAGACGACCCGTATATCTGCCCTGCTCAGGACCTGCCTGCAGGGGGTGCTGTTGAAGGAGTCTAACCGTACAGCTAGTCAGGAGGCAGATGACAACCCTGTAGGGAAGAAGAAGAAAGCTTTGG CCAGGAAGAAGATCCGTAAGCCTCTGAAGTGGATGGCTGAGTCCTACCATGCCGGCATGTCGTCCTCCGAGCGCCGTCGCGTCCAGAACAACTTCATGTGTGGTGAGCTGCGAGTGGTGGTCGCCACGGTAGCCTTCGGCATGGGCCTGGACAAGTCGGACGTGCGCGGAATCGTGCACTACAACATGCCCAAGAGCTTTGAGAGCTACGTGCAGGAGATCGGGAGggcagggagagatggggaacCGGCCCACTGTCATCTCTTCCTGGATCCTGAG GGAGGAGACCTGCATGAGTTGCGGAGGCACATCTATGCCAATACGGTGGATTACTATACTGTGAAGAAGATAGTGCAGAAGGTGTTTCCTCCCTGCAGGTGCAGACAGATCCACCAGAACCAGCAGGACCTAGCCAGG ACTCAGGAGGAGGTTGATGACTCTGAGATGATGGAACTGATGGACACCTGTGATGAGAACCCAGTTGAAACACCGGAACACACAACAGAGACTGGTCAGAACACCCCCGTCGAGCAGTTGGAACAGGCCAAAGTTCCTACTGAGGATGTATCAACTTTTCAACCACTGGACGGGGAGCAGAAACACCCATCAGAGTCAAGTGTTCCATTTCCCCAGAGAGGCGAACATGAAGAGGAGGAGCAGACAGGGGGAGGTGATGATTGGCCCACGACTAGGGTGTGTCACACCCATGAGAGGGCCATATCTATGCAGGACACTGTGGAAGCCCTGGACATCACTGAGGAAG GTTTGGAGACTCTGCTGTGCTATCTGGAGCTGCACCCTCAGCAGTGGGTAGAGCTGCTCCACCCCACCCTCTCCAACTGTAAGATGGTCTGTTACAACGGCCCGCATCAACTCCGCAAACTCACCAAAAT CTGCCCACCTGTTGCCGTAGTGTTAGCCCGGAAACGGCTGGCAGGGGAGCGAGTGGAGACCTGTGATTCGGTCGACTTTGATGTGGTGGAGGTGGCAGACACTATGGGCTGGCAGCTGGGTCTGGTGAAGAGAGGCCTCAGACAACTACAGTGGGCCACAAACAGAG GAGTCTTGGTGGAGTTCTCCAACCTGTCCTTCTACTTCCGTTCCTACGGTGATTTGACCCCGGATGAGATGGACCGGGTGTGTGAGTTCCTGCATGGCAGGGTGGTGGCCCAGGAGAGGACCAAACTGTACCAGCTCAAAGCCTGCTTCAAGGCCTTCCGCAG CGTTGCATTCAAGAGCTGCAGTTTCTGTACGGACAAGCTGGACGAGAGCAGAAGCCTGAAGCTGAAAGGGCTTCTGGGGGATTACTTTGATAAGAGGAGAGAACTGGACCTGAGCAGGAAGTTCCAGGAGGAGAAGGATGGCGAGGACGAGGAGGAGCTGTTGTTGAAATGCAAG ATGAAGGACTTCGAGGGTCAGATCAGAGCAGATATTCAGAGTTTCCTGGGCAACCGCAGTGATGAGAAGTTCTCTGGCAGAGCCGTCGCTAGAATATTCTTTGGAATTG GGAGTCCATGTTACCCAGCTCAGACCTTCGGCAGGGACAAGAGATACTGGAGAAAATACATCCAATTTGACTTTAATGAAATCATCCGCTTTGCTATTCAGGAGATCATTCGATTCAAGTGA